The following coding sequences are from one Cardiobacteriaceae bacterium TAE3-ERU3 window:
- a CDS encoding ABC transporter permease subunit (The N-terminal region of this protein, as described by TIGR01726, is a three transmembrane segment that identifies a subfamily of ABC transporter permease subunits, which specificities that include histidine, arginine, glutamine, glutamate, L-cystine (sic), the opines (in Agrobacterium) octopine and nopaline, etc.): protein MAEPVLGLWSEFVENQWPIVADHVPELLGGVWTTVWLVGLSLLLGLIIALPLGMILASRLPIWVRALPMAFSYVFRGTPMLVQLYLIYYALGQQIGDIEGIRSSSLWPILRQAWPWALLSFTLNTAAYTSEIVRGAIETTPKGEVEAAIAMGMSKGLIARRIVLPNAARRALPAYGNEVIFLLHGSAIAAVVTIMDITGVARNLYAIYYEPFVPFITAGILYLIITSVIVFTFQMLEHRLGRHLATRRT, encoded by the coding sequence ATGGCAGAACCTGTTTTAGGATTATGGTCTGAGTTCGTTGAAAACCAATGGCCGATTGTCGCTGATCATGTCCCTGAGTTATTGGGTGGTGTGTGGACGACGGTATGGCTGGTCGGATTATCGTTGCTTCTCGGTTTAATTATTGCATTGCCATTGGGGATGATTCTCGCATCACGATTGCCCATTTGGGTTAGAGCATTGCCCATGGCATTTAGCTATGTATTTCGCGGTACACCGATGTTGGTCCAGCTTTACCTCATCTATTATGCTCTTGGCCAGCAAATTGGTGATATTGAAGGTATTCGTAGTAGCTCACTGTGGCCGATCTTGCGTCAGGCTTGGCCTTGGGCGTTGCTGTCCTTTACTCTGAATACTGCTGCTTATACTTCGGAGATTGTACGTGGTGCGATTGAAACGACGCCAAAAGGTGAAGTAGAAGCCGCGATCGCCATGGGTATGAGTAAAGGGTTAATTGCACGACGTATTGTATTGCCTAATGCCGCGCGGCGTGCATTGCCAGCCTATGGTAACGAAGTCATTTTCTTGCTGCATGGTTCAGCAATTGCTGCTGTGGTGACGATTATGGATATTACCGGTGTTGCGCGTAATCTCTATGCCATTTACTACGAACCATTTGTACCGTTTATTACCGCCGGTATTTTGTACTTGATCATTACTTCGGTGATTGTATTCACATTTCAAATGCTTGAGCATAGGCTCGGGCGACATTTAGCAACCAGGAGAACATGA
- a CDS encoding DUF3079 domain-containing protein, whose translation MSKKFPLHPSQPEKRCWGCELYCPAHDLQCGNGQSRMQHPCEALGDDWYEHGDWGIEIDPDDPTSCRFVDPKTANQKSRH comes from the coding sequence ATGAGCAAAAAATTCCCCTTACATCCATCACAACCAGAAAAGCGCTGTTGGGGCTGTGAACTGTATTGTCCCGCACATGATCTGCAATGTGGTAACGGGCAATCGCGGATGCAACATCCTTGTGAAGCACTCGGTGATGATTGGTATGAACACGGTGATTGGGGCATCGAAATCGACCCAGACGACCCAACCAGCTGCCGCTTTGTTGACCCTAAAACCGCTAATCAGAAATCACGGCATTAA
- a CDS encoding DUF882 domain-containing protein gives MTQSHEHHPVTHADFEHGSECPCCSRSHRRTFIKTLSVASAGIILPSEWVKAATTRERLIKMHNPHTGENLRTIYWAPEFGYIQPAMNQINKFFRDFRENAIVPIDIDLLNILNYIQVNVGQRRTLELHSGYRSPATNRKLASRSNNVGKKSYHMRAQAADISVKGLSSRELKAIAKRINGGGIGQYRGSNFIHVDSGPVREWYY, from the coding sequence ATGACGCAATCTCACGAGCATCATCCCGTCACTCATGCAGATTTTGAACACGGTTCAGAATGCCCCTGCTGCTCACGCTCACACCGTCGCACATTCATTAAAACCCTTTCCGTTGCTAGCGCTGGTATTATTTTGCCCAGCGAATGGGTTAAGGCTGCGACAACGCGCGAACGCCTGATCAAGATGCACAACCCTCACACTGGTGAAAACTTGCGTACCATCTATTGGGCGCCAGAATTTGGCTACATTCAGCCGGCCATGAATCAGATCAATAAATTTTTTCGCGACTTCCGTGAGAATGCAATCGTTCCGATCGACATCGACCTGCTGAATATTCTTAACTATATTCAGGTCAACGTTGGTCAGCGTCGCACACTTGAATTACACAGTGGCTACCGCTCCCCAGCGACCAACCGCAAACTCGCCAGCCGTTCGAACAATGTTGGCAAGAAAAGCTACCACATGCGCGCGCAAGCGGCCGACATTTCAGTCAAAGGCCTCAGCTCTCGTGAATTAAAAGCCATTGCCAAGCGTATTAACGGCGGTGGCATTGGTCAATATCGTGGTTCTAATTTTATCCACGTTGACAGTGGCCCAGTTCGTGAATGGTACTATTGA
- a CDS encoding transporter substrate-binding domain-containing protein, whose protein sequence is MMKSLSLAILAALSFPALAADNLRIGIEGEYPPFSEVSPEGELIGFDVDIAKALCEQMDKQCELVQVSWDGLIPALKTDKIDAIVASMSATDERKKSVDFTDKYYSSNGRLVLKSGQASAINDDNLAESLSGKVLGVQRATVHDRFATAELADKVAEIRRYNSQDEVNLDMQAGRVDLTLADQVAMLTGFLDQQEGADYAFAEPVFSDPQYYGEGISIAVRKGDDQLREELNEAIQGIRESGKYKTINDAYFSEDIY, encoded by the coding sequence ATGATGAAATCATTATCTTTAGCCATTTTGGCCGCGCTGTCTTTCCCTGCATTGGCAGCAGATAATCTACGCATCGGTATCGAAGGTGAGTATCCTCCATTCAGTGAAGTGAGCCCAGAGGGTGAATTGATCGGTTTTGACGTTGATATTGCCAAAGCACTGTGTGAACAGATGGACAAACAATGCGAATTGGTGCAAGTCAGCTGGGATGGCTTGATCCCTGCATTAAAAACAGACAAGATCGATGCTATCGTTGCCTCAATGAGCGCAACTGATGAGCGTAAAAAAAGCGTTGATTTTACCGATAAATATTATTCAAGTAACGGCCGCTTGGTATTGAAATCAGGTCAAGCAAGTGCGATTAATGATGACAACCTTGCTGAGTCGCTTAGCGGCAAAGTATTGGGCGTACAGCGTGCGACTGTGCATGACCGTTTTGCGACAGCTGAGTTGGCAGATAAAGTGGCAGAAATTCGCCGTTATAACTCTCAAGATGAAGTTAACCTGGATATGCAGGCTGGCCGCGTTGACCTGACCTTGGCTGATCAGGTTGCTATGTTGACCGGTTTCCTCGATCAACAAGAAGGCGCTGACTATGCATTTGCTGAGCCTGTATTCAGTGATCCACAATACTATGGTGAGGGTATTTCCATTGCTGTGCGTAAAGGCGACGATCAGTTGCGTGAAGAGCTCAATGAAGCGATTCAGGGTATTCGTGAGAGTGGTAAGTATAAAACCATCAACGATGCCTATTTCTCTGAAGATATTTATTGA
- a CDS encoding alpha/beta hydrolase — MVIVWLILIALAVYLLVWGFAFWILAPRLSFNPPLISRQLSEDTFCLEHRNGECIEMRWFGRDTYADSTNVLLYQHGNGELLSDIGERLAQLSEIVRMPVLAYEYRGYGYSDGKATLTNMREDGALAWKYLAEQGYSAAQIVVYGRSLGTSNATQLAFDHDPVRALILEVPMWDGLRVYADLLWTLNGHLQNGKRIKKIHAPTLILYAKEDQLIRPWHSRALLKASAAKIKQREGFACIHAQVPEMAGYSEALRIFLGNLHQ; from the coding sequence ATGGTGATTGTATGGCTGATATTGATCGCACTTGCCGTGTATTTGCTGGTGTGGGGCTTTGCTTTTTGGATTCTGGCACCACGCTTGAGCTTTAATCCGCCATTGATCAGTCGCCAATTATCTGAGGATACATTCTGTCTAGAGCACCGTAATGGTGAGTGCATTGAAATGCGCTGGTTCGGTCGTGATACTTATGCAGACAGTACCAACGTATTGCTCTATCAGCACGGCAATGGTGAGTTACTGAGTGATATTGGCGAGCGCTTGGCACAGCTGAGTGAGATTGTTCGCATGCCAGTGCTCGCCTATGAATACCGTGGCTATGGTTACAGCGATGGCAAAGCGACGCTAACCAATATGCGTGAGGACGGTGCATTGGCGTGGAAGTATCTTGCAGAGCAGGGCTATAGTGCGGCGCAGATTGTCGTCTATGGCCGCTCACTCGGTACGAGTAACGCCACACAACTGGCTTTTGATCATGATCCGGTGCGCGCATTGATACTGGAAGTCCCGATGTGGGATGGTTTGCGCGTCTATGCTGATTTGTTGTGGACGCTGAATGGGCATTTACAAAATGGCAAACGGATTAAAAAAATCCATGCGCCGACGCTCATTCTCTACGCCAAAGAAGATCAGCTGATCCGCCCGTGGCATTCGCGTGCGCTACTCAAGGCCAGTGCGGCCAAAATCAAACAGCGTGAAGGCTTTGCCTGCATCCATGCGCAAGTGCCAGAAATGGCGGGATATAGCGAGGCATTACGAATTTTTTTAGGGAATTTACATCAGTGA
- a CDS encoding 3'-5' exonuclease, translating into MFGSWRNTQRIKQSQYSDVLLGNKVKDEWICIDCEMTGLNPRHDFLLSVAAIPIKGQRILTGQAGYWICRPPIMPTAETICIHGLRPEDVETGISYATLFDELLPMIATRPIVGYHTPLDKGFLDSHCRQILGFTPPNRCLDIATLFAQYEQQRNGQPCSNLKFTHILDSLGVPTLPAHNAFNDALMTAMAFQMLKRS; encoded by the coding sequence ATGTTTGGTTCATGGCGAAACACGCAGCGCATCAAGCAAAGTCAATACAGTGATGTCTTGCTTGGCAACAAAGTGAAAGATGAGTGGATCTGTATCGACTGTGAAATGACCGGACTCAATCCACGCCATGATTTTCTGCTCAGTGTCGCAGCCATCCCGATCAAAGGGCAACGCATCCTAACCGGTCAAGCTGGTTACTGGATTTGCCGGCCACCAATCATGCCTACAGCTGAAACCATTTGTATCCATGGGCTACGCCCAGAAGACGTTGAAACTGGAATCAGTTATGCCACATTGTTCGATGAATTATTACCGATGATCGCTACGCGCCCGATCGTCGGCTATCACACACCGCTAGACAAAGGCTTTCTCGATAGCCACTGCAGGCAAATTCTTGGCTTTACTCCTCCCAATCGCTGCTTGGACATTGCTACACTATTTGCACAATATGAGCAGCAGCGCAACGGACAACCGTGCAGTAACCTAAAATTTACTCATATTCTTGACTCATTAGGCGTCCCCACCCTACCCGCACACAATGCATTTAATGATGCACTCATGACGGCAATGGCTTTTCAAATGCTCAAGCGAAGCTAA
- a CDS encoding SDR family NAD(P)-dependent oxidoreductase yields the protein MLFLVTGASAGFGAAITRRLVSDGHRVIATARRLDKLQALADELGDGVLPWQLDVCDYDAVAALPNTLPEAWRNIDVLVNNAGLALGLEPAHKTELDEWMTMVDTNVKGLIALTRAILPSMVECKNGLIINIGSIAGTYPYPGGNVYGATKAFVHQFSLNLRADLSGTGVRVSNIEPGLVGGSEFSNVRFRGDDAKAAALYEGAHALQPEDIAETVAWIAALPTHMNVNAIEIMPTTQSFAPLTVFKENT from the coding sequence ATGCTATTTCTCGTTACCGGCGCCAGCGCAGGCTTTGGTGCTGCAATTACTCGCCGCCTCGTAAGCGATGGGCATCGTGTCATCGCCACTGCTCGTCGCTTGGATAAGCTGCAAGCCCTCGCTGACGAACTCGGTGATGGCGTCCTGCCGTGGCAACTCGACGTCTGTGATTATGACGCCGTCGCAGCACTTCCAAACACGCTACCCGAAGCATGGCGCAATATTGATGTACTGGTCAATAACGCCGGGCTCGCACTCGGTCTCGAACCTGCGCACAAAACAGAGCTTGATGAATGGATGACGATGGTCGATACCAACGTCAAAGGCTTAATTGCCCTCACCAGAGCAATCCTGCCATCGATGGTCGAGTGTAAAAACGGATTGATCATCAATATCGGCTCTATCGCCGGTACATACCCCTATCCCGGCGGCAACGTCTACGGCGCAACCAAAGCCTTTGTCCACCAGTTCAGCCTCAATCTACGTGCCGATTTAAGTGGCACCGGTGTGCGCGTCAGCAATATCGAGCCGGGACTGGTCGGCGGTAGTGAATTTTCCAACGTCCGCTTCCGTGGTGATGACGCAAAAGCCGCTGCGCTCTATGAAGGCGCACATGCCCTGCAACCGGAAGACATTGCCGAAACAGTGGCATGGATTGCTGCCCTGCCCACGCATATGAACGTCAACGCAATCGAGATTATGCCAACCACACAATCCTTTGCACCATTGACTGTTTTCAAAGAAAACACTTAA
- the uvrD gene encoding DNA helicase II — MDVSEILEGLNDAQRQAVTSEARALRVIAGAGSGKTRVLVQRMQWLMAVDGISPYGLLALTFTNKAAREMRQRLEQALARPMGQLWMGTFHGICLRILRRHAPRMGWPEQFVVMDSDDQQRMVKRLMRARSWDESMMKPKQMAWQINAYKEEGLRADDVPASSHPMDIAIRDLYKEYEQVCRRQGTMDFSELLLLTVELLSEHEDVRKDYQRRFQSVLVDEFQDTNALQFRLVELFCAGGAKLFVVGDDDQSIYGWRGARVENILSLENDFPKLETIRLEQNYRSTQTILDAANAVIAQNSARLGKTLWSDGESGEQITIYPAINEYDEARYVTEQIQHWVNNGGSFSECAVLYRSNAQSRVFEELFLQNRLPYRVYGGLRFFERAEVKDALAYLRLTMQPADDGALERVINTPTRGIGAKTIAQVRELAREAGSSMWAIIADDAMLSRHFSGRARNALLGFVDLIRRMTESVAQDKSLKRALQIAVQDSGLYAMHEESGKEESETRRDNLDELINAGSYVDASTDPDSDRIMDFLAEAALDAGDGQAEEGSDSVQLMTLHSAKGLEFPNVFMVGVEEGLFPSSRSLEEPQRLEEERRLAYVGMTRAERKLTLCFAERRRFQGQESYPQPSRFIHEIPDKLVISVRPMVFAGITSARYAAPRSETPQGSSAPFSHGDTVRHPKFGEGFVMMLEGSGDHARVLVNFSDAGEKWLVLAYAKLEKC; from the coding sequence GTGGATGTTAGTGAGATTCTTGAGGGCTTAAATGATGCGCAGCGCCAGGCTGTAACCAGTGAGGCACGAGCGTTGCGTGTGATTGCCGGTGCGGGCAGTGGTAAGACGCGCGTATTGGTGCAGCGCATGCAATGGCTGATGGCTGTTGATGGTATTTCGCCGTACGGCTTGTTGGCACTGACTTTTACCAATAAGGCAGCGCGTGAGATGCGTCAGCGCCTTGAGCAAGCCTTGGCAAGACCGATGGGGCAGCTGTGGATGGGCACATTCCACGGTATTTGCCTGCGCATTCTGCGCCGCCATGCACCACGTATGGGCTGGCCGGAGCAGTTTGTGGTGATGGACAGCGATGATCAGCAGCGTATGGTTAAGCGCTTGATGCGCGCGCGCAGCTGGGATGAATCGATGATGAAACCCAAGCAGATGGCATGGCAAATCAATGCCTATAAAGAGGAAGGTTTGCGCGCGGATGACGTGCCAGCTTCTTCGCATCCGATGGATATAGCGATCCGCGACTTGTATAAAGAGTATGAGCAGGTTTGTCGCCGACAAGGGACGATGGATTTTTCCGAACTGCTGCTACTGACGGTTGAGTTGCTCAGTGAGCATGAAGACGTGCGCAAGGATTATCAGCGCCGTTTTCAGTCGGTGCTGGTCGATGAGTTTCAGGATACCAATGCATTGCAGTTTCGTCTGGTTGAGTTGTTTTGTGCGGGCGGGGCAAAGCTGTTTGTGGTTGGTGATGACGATCAGTCGATTTACGGCTGGCGCGGTGCGCGGGTCGAGAATATCTTGAGCCTTGAAAATGATTTTCCTAAACTCGAAACCATCCGCCTTGAGCAGAATTACCGCTCGACACAGACCATTCTAGACGCAGCCAATGCCGTCATTGCGCAGAATAGCGCGCGACTCGGCAAAACGCTGTGGAGTGATGGCGAGTCGGGTGAGCAGATCACCATTTATCCGGCAATCAACGAGTACGACGAAGCGCGTTATGTCACCGAGCAGATTCAGCATTGGGTGAATAATGGCGGTAGCTTTAGCGAATGTGCCGTGCTGTATCGTTCTAATGCACAATCACGCGTCTTTGAAGAACTGTTCTTGCAAAACCGCTTGCCGTATCGCGTTTACGGCGGCTTGCGCTTCTTCGAGCGTGCCGAAGTCAAGGATGCGCTGGCATATTTACGCCTGACCATGCAGCCCGCTGATGATGGTGCGTTGGAGCGGGTGATTAATACACCGACGCGCGGTATTGGCGCAAAGACTATCGCGCAAGTACGTGAACTGGCGCGCGAAGCCGGATCGTCAATGTGGGCAATTATTGCTGATGACGCGATGTTGAGCCGTCATTTCAGTGGTCGTGCGCGTAATGCCTTATTGGGCTTCGTTGATTTGATTCGCCGCATGACCGAATCAGTCGCGCAGGACAAATCGCTCAAGCGAGCTTTGCAAATAGCGGTACAGGACAGCGGCCTGTACGCAATGCATGAGGAGAGTGGTAAAGAAGAAAGCGAAACGCGCCGTGATAACCTCGATGAATTGATCAACGCTGGTAGCTACGTCGATGCGAGCACCGATCCGGACAGTGACCGGATCATGGATTTCCTCGCTGAAGCAGCGCTCGATGCCGGTGACGGACAGGCCGAAGAAGGTAGCGACAGTGTACAGTTGATGACTTTGCACAGCGCTAAAGGGCTGGAATTTCCCAATGTATTTATGGTCGGGGTTGAGGAAGGATTATTCCCGAGCTCGCGTTCATTGGAAGAGCCACAGCGGCTTGAAGAAGAACGCCGCTTGGCTTACGTGGGCATGACTCGTGCCGAGCGCAAGCTGACCTTGTGCTTTGCCGAGCGTCGCCGTTTCCAAGGCCAGGAAAGCTATCCACAACCATCGCGTTTTATCCACGAAATTCCCGACAAACTGGTCATTTCCGTACGCCCAATGGTATTTGCCGGCATTACCAGCGCACGGTATGCAGCACCACGTTCGGAGACGCCACAAGGCAGCAGCGCGCCATTTAGTCACGGTGATACGGTGCGCCATCCCAAATTTGGTGAAGGCTTTGTGATGATGCTCGAAGGCAGTGGTGACCATGCGCGGGTACTTGTTAACTTTAGCGATGCCGGGGAAAAATGGCTGGTATTGGCGTATGCCAAGCTGGAAAAATGCTGA
- a CDS encoding CBS domain-containing protein has product MHALSLNQPPFDLLSEHDRTLLQRHGEVVYLANGETLAKDMCHDFFVVIKGSLTQRCPDKDNLYHQANDWFLGNEHADFHSSESTLLYKIARQAINTVCARNDGFASLFSHTLRDRRHTQQTADDNEALMLRKVKEAYLRKPVFIQASASIVEATQAMHKAGQGHVLVHHHKRIGIFSNSNLSAAVMAGVNLRETEVGEFTQFRLITIDENSELSEALQKMVANRIHRLPVTDEQGQIIATLGQTDLMSFFTNHSHLIALDIEQADSIEALHRAAGQIGPYIRSQYERGIRVHIIGSMVQTLNLQVFSRLWQLIAPAEIIANTCVFVMGSEGRGEQILRTDQDNGLIIADGFEHPQLESCAKQFNTHLAHMGYPLCDGNIMMQNPLWRQNATGFCASIDQWLSLSSGKDMIYLSTFTDATYVCGQEQLLKQLRQHLYQRLAQQPTGLIRQCMRAALQFGDPQHWWQKFLPGGEQNDLDLKKAGIFPIVHGIRTLALEYAIEATSTQMRLQILAEQEHLDATLALNLGEALDFFISQRLKTTIAASSKSQRQGVNPTMMSAMERDILKHSLNVVREFKTELTGRYHLDRI; this is encoded by the coding sequence ATGCATGCTTTATCTCTGAATCAGCCACCTTTTGATCTACTTAGCGAGCACGACCGCACATTATTACAACGCCATGGTGAAGTCGTCTATCTCGCTAATGGGGAAACCCTAGCCAAAGACATGTGCCATGATTTTTTTGTCGTCATTAAAGGTTCACTAACCCAACGTTGCCCAGATAAAGACAACCTCTATCACCAAGCAAATGACTGGTTTTTAGGTAATGAGCATGCTGATTTTCACAGCAGTGAAAGCACCCTACTCTACAAAATCGCACGACAGGCAATCAATACAGTTTGCGCCCGCAATGACGGCTTTGCATCACTGTTCAGCCATACCTTGCGTGACCGACGCCACACGCAACAAACAGCCGATGACAATGAAGCACTTATGCTGCGCAAAGTCAAAGAGGCTTACCTACGCAAACCTGTCTTTATTCAGGCTTCTGCCAGCATTGTTGAAGCGACACAGGCAATGCACAAAGCAGGTCAGGGACATGTATTGGTTCACCACCATAAACGCATTGGTATCTTCTCAAACAGTAATCTGTCTGCTGCTGTGATGGCTGGGGTTAACTTACGTGAAACTGAAGTTGGTGAATTTACCCAGTTCCGCCTGATCACCATCGATGAAAACAGCGAGCTGAGCGAAGCATTGCAAAAAATGGTCGCCAACCGCATTCACCGCTTACCTGTAACAGATGAACAAGGGCAAATTATTGCCACACTTGGTCAGACAGACCTGATGAGCTTTTTCACCAACCACTCACACTTAATTGCCCTTGATATTGAACAAGCTGACAGTATTGAGGCACTTCACCGTGCAGCCGGACAAATTGGCCCTTATATCCGGAGCCAATATGAGCGTGGAATCCGTGTCCATATTATTGGATCAATGGTACAAACTCTCAATCTGCAAGTATTCAGCCGCTTGTGGCAACTGATTGCACCAGCCGAAATCATTGCCAATACTTGCGTCTTCGTGATGGGTTCTGAAGGTCGTGGTGAGCAGATTTTGCGTACTGATCAGGACAATGGCCTGATTATTGCTGACGGGTTTGAGCACCCACAGCTCGAATCCTGTGCCAAACAGTTCAACACCCACCTCGCACACATGGGCTACCCTCTTTGCGACGGCAATATCATGATGCAAAATCCACTGTGGCGACAAAATGCAACAGGCTTTTGTGCTTCAATTGACCAATGGCTGTCACTAAGCAGCGGAAAGGATATGATTTATCTCTCTACCTTTACTGATGCGACGTATGTATGTGGGCAAGAGCAGCTACTCAAGCAATTGCGCCAACATCTATATCAACGCCTAGCCCAACAACCAACTGGGCTCATCCGCCAGTGTATGCGCGCAGCTTTGCAATTTGGTGATCCGCAGCATTGGTGGCAAAAATTCTTGCCAGGCGGCGAGCAGAACGATCTAGACTTAAAAAAGGCTGGTATTTTCCCCATCGTTCACGGTATACGTACGCTTGCACTTGAATATGCTATTGAAGCAACATCAACCCAAATGCGACTGCAAATTCTCGCTGAGCAGGAACATCTCGATGCAACTTTGGCACTTAACCTTGGAGAAGCACTTGATTTCTTTATCTCACAGCGCCTAAAAACAACAATTGCAGCCAGCAGTAAATCACAGCGACAAGGCGTTAACCCAACTATGATGAGTGCTATGGAACGAGATATCCTCAAACACAGCTTAAATGTCGTCCGTGAATTCAAAACAGAATTGACCGGACGCTATCATTTAGATCGGATCTGA
- the ilvE gene encoding branched-chain-amino-acid transaminase, with the protein MARVIPQTFGSTFYDEMVISRYEDGWQPPKWQPSNALTLHAGAHVLHYSSTCFEGLKAFRQESGRTAVFRIDDHVKRIENSAKRLYLPVPDAALLKGMILDIVARTVDIIPDAPGSLYLRPTLIGDEPQIGKAGTPSDTALLYVLASPVGDYFVPGTPLKILVETRHQRCAPHMGSVKSGGNYASALYWQMQAKAEYGAQQVLFCPDEDVQETGASNFILIDGNDIITKPLSDEFLHGVTRMSVLTIAQDMGYNIREEQFSVGDLRRAIENGAEAALTGTAAVIAPVTSFIFDGEASIDVSAQDKSLALRNAVMDIQYGRSEDTHNWLTFVD; encoded by the coding sequence ATGGCGCGAGTTATCCCCCAAACTTTTGGCAGTACTTTCTACGATGAAATGGTTATCAGCCGTTATGAAGATGGCTGGCAGCCACCCAAATGGCAGCCGAGTAATGCACTGACGCTGCATGCTGGTGCACATGTATTGCACTATAGCAGTACGTGTTTTGAAGGTCTGAAGGCATTCCGTCAAGAAAGTGGTCGTACAGCGGTGTTTCGTATTGATGATCACGTTAAGCGTATAGAAAACAGCGCCAAGCGTCTATATTTGCCTGTGCCTGACGCTGCATTATTAAAAGGTATGATTTTGGATATTGTCGCTCGTACGGTCGATATCATTCCTGACGCTCCTGGATCTTTGTATCTGCGCCCAACACTGATTGGTGATGAGCCACAAATCGGTAAAGCTGGTACACCATCAGATACCGCATTATTGTATGTTTTGGCTTCGCCGGTTGGGGACTACTTTGTTCCAGGTACGCCATTGAAAATCCTCGTTGAGACGCGTCATCAGCGTTGTGCGCCACATATGGGTAGCGTGAAAAGTGGTGGTAACTACGCCTCAGCCCTGTATTGGCAAATGCAGGCGAAAGCCGAGTACGGTGCGCAGCAAGTGTTGTTTTGCCCTGATGAAGATGTTCAGGAAACTGGTGCTTCAAACTTCATCCTCATTGATGGTAATGACATCATCACCAAGCCATTGAGCGATGAATTTTTGCACGGCGTGACTCGAATGAGTGTACTGACTATCGCGCAAGATATGGGTTATAACATCCGCGAAGAACAATTTAGCGTAGGGGATTTGCGCCGTGCCATTGAAAATGGCGCGGAAGCAGCGCTTACTGGAACTGCCGCAGTGATTGCGCCAGTGACGTCATTTATCTTTGACGGTGAGGCGAGCATTGATGTTTCAGCACAAGACAAGAGCTTGGCATTGCGCAATGCAGTTATGGATATTCAGTACGGACGTAGTGAAGATACTCATAACTGGCTGACATTTGTTGATTGA